The Methanobacterium lacus genome includes a region encoding these proteins:
- a CDS encoding DUF366 family protein: MKHLKLENETCYDGSQIEPYWAFKTFGIKDSSIVSWTGPMEIHPNNLIDFEDIGIEIKGDNMLHFIIEHFDSQPADLNLCYHRQRIFVLIVKDLLNDWGMVTSREGDDLFFDKGNIKGKLSVSIATCSVSSMKIHFALNLTENGTPADVETAALLEAGLSIEASHVEEIAEIACDKYIQEISDIKSDITKTKVF; this comes from the coding sequence ATGAAACACTTGAAACTCGAAAATGAAACTTGCTATGATGGCAGCCAAATAGAACCTTATTGGGCATTTAAAACATTTGGTATAAAGGATTCAAGCATTGTAAGTTGGACCGGACCTATGGAAATTCATCCAAACAACTTAATTGATTTTGAAGATATTGGAATCGAGATCAAAGGAGACAATATGCTCCATTTCATAATTGAACACTTCGATTCACAACCTGCAGATCTAAACTTATGCTACCATAGGCAGCGCATTTTTGTGCTAATTGTTAAAGATTTGCTAAATGATTGGGGAATGGTTACATCAAGGGAAGGAGATGATTTATTCTTTGATAAGGGTAATATAAAGGGCAAACTATCGGTCTCAATAGCCACATGTTCTGTAAGCAGCATGAAGATCCACTTTGCATTGAACTTGACTGAAAATGGAACTCCCGCAGACGTTGAAACTGCAGCTTTATTGGAGGCAGGTCTAAGTATAGAGGCTAGCCATGTTGAAGAAATAGCAGAAATTGCTTGTGATAAATACATCCAGGAAATTTCAGACATAAAATCTGATATAACAAAAACAAAGGTGTTTTAA
- a CDS encoding 6-carboxytetrahydropterin synthase QueD → MKIVINGIHANLRFSAAHMIPEHESCGVIHGHSYIVDVVVEGDRSGEFGFVVDFKEVKKIVRDLCKKMDHRVLIPLKNPKINFTNIEGPIEFSIGDKNYMLPNEDCMLLDLKSTSAEELSEYFATELYGSLIKINPGISSVQICVNEGIGQGAYFTKNSK, encoded by the coding sequence ATGAAAATTGTAATAAATGGGATACATGCAAACCTGAGATTTTCCGCGGCCCACATGATTCCTGAACACGAGTCATGTGGAGTCATACATGGCCATTCTTACATCGTAGATGTGGTGGTTGAAGGGGATAGATCTGGTGAGTTTGGATTTGTGGTTGATTTTAAAGAGGTCAAGAAAATAGTCAGAGATCTGTGTAAAAAAATGGATCATAGAGTTTTAATTCCACTCAAAAATCCTAAAATTAACTTCACGAATATTGAGGGGCCAATTGAATTTTCAATAGGGGATAAAAATTACATGCTCCCAAATGAAGATTGTATGCTTCTGGATCTTAAATCAACATCCGCAGAAGAACTTTCCGAGTACTTCGCCACAGAACTGTACGGCAGTTTAATAAAAATAAACCCTGGAATTTCAAGCGTTCAAATTTGTGTAAATGAAGGTATTGGACAGGGCGCTTACTTCACTAAAAATTCCAAATAA
- a CDS encoding 7-carboxy-7-deazaguanine synthase QueE, whose translation MNEVFSSFQGEGTLIGRRQIFVRFSGCNLDCSYCDTPESRNPQYGELISTDELYSKVNSIITPDFHSISFTGGEPLLHSNFIKKFLEEYEFKSMLETNGTLPAELNKIAHLLDYVSLDIKLPEHGASNNYADILDLELKSIKLLRDEEINTYIKVVVMPQTEVELISSIASRIADEVEKTSELVMVLQPVSPITVWADGTQKLFELSEVAGKYIDVLTIPQVHKLLNVK comes from the coding sequence ATTAACGAAGTTTTTTCAAGTTTTCAAGGAGAGGGAACTTTAATCGGGCGAAGGCAAATCTTCGTGAGGTTTTCAGGTTGTAACCTAGATTGCAGTTACTGTGACACTCCAGAAAGTCGAAATCCTCAATATGGGGAATTAATATCAACCGATGAACTGTATTCAAAAGTTAACTCTATTATAACACCAGATTTTCATTCGATTTCATTCACTGGAGGAGAACCATTATTACATTCTAATTTCATTAAAAAATTTCTTGAAGAATATGAATTCAAATCCATGCTTGAAACGAATGGAACTTTACCAGCTGAACTGAATAAAATAGCTCATTTGCTTGATTATGTCTCGTTAGATATTAAATTACCAGAACATGGGGCTTCCAATAATTACGCTGATATCTTGGATTTGGAACTTAAATCCATAAAACTATTAAGAGATGAAGAGATAAATACATACATCAAAGTAGTTGTGATGCCTCAAACTGAAGTAGAACTGATAAGTTCTATAGCTTCTAGGATTGCAGATGAAGTAGAAAAGACCTCAGAATTGGTCATGGTACTTCAACCGGTGAGTCCTATTACAGTTTGGGCAGACGGTACCCAAAAGTTGTTTGAATTGTCAGAAGTAGCAGGGAAATATATCGATGTATTAACCATACCACAAGTTCATAAGCTTCTAAATGTAAAATAG
- a CDS encoding CBS domain-containing protein has product MEMDTKVTVHDAMTPSVITADPKTTVVDAAVLMSRFKIGSLVIKGETGPLGIITESDIIAKVVAKNLTANEINIGQIMTKDLIFIDPGSELNQAARIMAKNSIRRLPVIDNGILVGILTSTDVLMVSPELTELLVENARMENQKEFTDSDSSVPGTCEVCGNYVDYLDVFDGKFVCEECKEDLDGD; this is encoded by the coding sequence ATGGAGATGGATACTAAAGTGACAGTGCACGACGCCATGACACCTAGTGTGATCACAGCAGATCCTAAAACGACTGTTGTAGATGCTGCTGTATTGATGTCAAGGTTTAAAATAGGAAGTCTAGTTATTAAAGGTGAAACAGGACCTCTTGGGATAATTACTGAAAGCGACATCATTGCAAAGGTTGTTGCTAAAAATTTGACGGCTAATGAAATTAACATTGGCCAGATCATGACGAAAGATCTTATTTTTATTGATCCCGGAAGTGAACTCAATCAAGCTGCCAGAATAATGGCAAAAAATAGTATTAGAAGACTTCCAGTTATAGATAACGGAATTTTAGTCGGGATCTTAACTTCTACAGATGTTCTCATGGTTTCGCCTGAACTTACAGAACTCTTGGTTGAAAATGCCAGGATGGAAAATCAGAAAGAATTCACAGATTCTGACAGTTCGGTGCCAGGCACATGTGAGGTATGTGGAAATTATGTGGATTATTTAGATGTGTTTGATGGTAAATTTGTTTGTGAGGAGTGTAAAGAAGATCTGGATGGTGATTAA
- a CDS encoding CBS domain-containing protein — MTVGEIMSSDPVTVNVDTQATKVRSIFREGWFRSIPVLSKNRLEGIISRGDIMYLSSTKSNIEARVIMKRPKLLATPEMDIRDVAKNLIKSDSVQAAVVESTENMRVVGILSMGDILKELIGSESSTDDSTITEIVTKKVVKANYDDHLSKVWALMDESGFSGLPVVKKDKLIGIITRKDIIKSGHAIKGLDNVDKSIKVEKVMVTPPIVVTNESSVKQAAELMLNNDIGRLPVVENPVYIKKEPQRAKESNIIGIIAREDILGTYLS; from the coding sequence ATGACTGTGGGAGAAATAATGAGTTCTGACCCTGTTACAGTAAATGTTGACACCCAAGCAACAAAGGTTAGATCAATTTTTAGGGAGGGATGGTTCCGTTCTATCCCAGTTTTATCGAAAAATCGTCTTGAAGGTATAATCAGCAGGGGGGACATCATGTATCTCTCTTCGACAAAATCCAATATCGAAGCAAGGGTCATTATGAAACGTCCTAAACTGCTGGCAACACCAGAAATGGATATCAGAGATGTAGCTAAGAATTTGATTAAATCAGATTCAGTTCAAGCTGCTGTTGTCGAGTCAACCGAGAACATGAGGGTGGTTGGTATCCTCAGTATGGGAGACATACTTAAGGAGTTGATTGGATCTGAATCTTCAACAGATGATTCAACCATAACTGAAATAGTTACAAAAAAAGTTGTTAAGGCCAACTACGATGATCATTTGTCTAAAGTATGGGCTTTAATGGATGAATCAGGATTTTCCGGATTGCCTGTTGTCAAAAAAGACAAATTAATAGGAATAATTACTCGTAAAGACATTATTAAATCTGGCCACGCTATAAAAGGTTTGGACAACGTTGATAAATCAATAAAGGTAGAAAAGGTGATGGTTACTCCGCCTATTGTTGTGACTAATGAAAGTTCTGTCAAACAGGCTGCTGAACTCATGTTAAATAATGATATTGGACGTTTGCCTGTTGTAGAAAATCCAGTATACATAAAAAAGGAACCCCAAAGAGCAAAAGAATCCAATATTATTGGAATAATAGCTAGAGAAGATATTTTAGGAACGTATCTAAGTTGA
- a CDS encoding CBS domain-containing protein, giving the protein MRRKETINLVKSRDRGPLEFESHASEHEGDVMSIAKKTVVTAPQTTTIKEAAETMVKNKFRRLPITNPGTGQILGIVTSMDILDFLGGGNKYKILEEKYPGNFLGAINESVKEIMTRDVEVITHKDSIDHAIDIMRKKEIGALPVVDADHKMVGIVSERDFVILLSGVLTDEVVEDYMTKNVIATTPGTRIEGASKIMVRNKLRRIPVVGEERKTSHPEKDKIMGIVTATDILEFLGKNSAFERMISNDAEDVLNTTITEIMEKNVVATTANTRLGDLCTSMEHENIGGLPVVYNGELEGIITERDILKAVSKLKP; this is encoded by the coding sequence ATGAGAAGAAAAGAAACCATAAATTTAGTAAAATCTAGAGATAGAGGCCCATTAGAATTTGAATCCCATGCCTCTGAACACGAAGGCGATGTGATGTCAATCGCAAAAAAAACTGTGGTAACAGCCCCTCAAACAACCACAATAAAAGAAGCTGCAGAAACAATGGTAAAAAACAAGTTTCGCAGACTTCCAATAACCAACCCTGGAACTGGTCAAATCCTTGGAATAGTAACATCCATGGACATACTTGACTTTCTTGGAGGAGGAAACAAGTACAAAATTCTGGAGGAAAAATATCCTGGAAATTTCCTTGGTGCAATAAATGAATCAGTTAAGGAGATTATGACTAGAGATGTTGAGGTGATAACCCATAAGGATTCCATTGATCATGCCATTGATATCATGAGAAAAAAGGAAATTGGAGCTCTTCCAGTGGTTGATGCAGATCATAAAATGGTGGGAATAGTTTCTGAAAGGGATTTTGTAATTCTGTTATCTGGTGTTCTTACAGATGAAGTTGTGGAGGATTACATGACAAAGAATGTCATTGCAACAACACCGGGAACTAGAATTGAAGGGGCCTCAAAAATAATGGTTCGAAATAAATTACGGAGAATTCCTGTAGTTGGGGAAGAACGTAAAACTTCTCATCCAGAAAAGGACAAAATAATGGGAATTGTCACTGCAACAGATATACTGGAATTCCTAGGAAAAAACAGTGCATTTGAAAGGATGATTTCCAACGATGCCGAAGATGTGTTGAACACCACCATAACTGAAATAATGGAGAAGAATGTAGTTGCAACCACAGCAAATACCAGACTCGGAGATCTTTGCACATCAATGGAACATGAAAACATTGGAGGATTACCAGTAGTATACAACGGGGAATTGGAGGGCATAATCACTGAAAGGGATATATTAAAGGCTGTAAGTAAATTAAAACCCTGA
- a CDS encoding CBS domain-containing protein — MMEISELMNPEVFVIQENQHVSQARNLMISHGISRVVVVDGNGAPVGMVTEKDLTKKLKGKGPRWKTRPLDKISIKRVMSSNPITASPDDNVQKVIELLIKNHIGSVPIVDEDGLAGIITKTDLMKIYTDKLRGKWKVSDLMTGDVITVNENHSIAHVISLMEDNRIGKMIVIRDNEPVGIITHEHISFAYIEDPETGVNVEKIYFIRNSEDGQSKKNFRVVSMMTAGDIMQNHMIKISLDEDAATAADMMIENDINGLAVVNGDVLVGVITKTDLIKGIQ; from the coding sequence ATGATGGAGATTAGTGAATTAATGAATCCTGAAGTATTCGTGATTCAGGAGAACCAGCATGTGAGTCAAGCAAGAAACCTGATGATTTCCCATGGAATCAGTAGGGTGGTTGTGGTTGATGGAAATGGGGCACCGGTTGGAATGGTAACAGAGAAGGATCTTACCAAAAAACTCAAAGGAAAAGGCCCACGATGGAAAACAAGACCCCTGGACAAAATATCAATAAAGAGGGTTATGAGCTCAAATCCCATTACAGCAAGCCCTGATGATAATGTGCAGAAGGTTATTGAGCTCTTAATAAAAAATCACATTGGATCTGTACCTATAGTAGATGAAGATGGTCTAGCAGGGATAATCACGAAAACCGACCTAATGAAAATTTACACCGACAAGTTAAGGGGTAAATGGAAAGTTTCAGACCTTATGACTGGGGATGTAATTACTGTAAATGAAAATCACAGTATAGCCCATGTTATAAGTTTAATGGAAGATAATAGGATAGGCAAAATGATTGTTATTCGTGATAATGAGCCTGTGGGTATCATAACTCATGAACACATATCCTTCGCCTACATAGAAGATCCTGAGACCGGGGTGAATGTTGAAAAGATCTACTTCATCAGAAACTCTGAAGATGGTCAGAGTAAGAAGAATTTCAGAGTGGTTTCAATGATGACTGCTGGAGACATCATGCAAAACCACATGATAAAAATTTCTTTAGATGAAGATGCAGCAACTGCGGCAGACATGATGATTGAAAATGATATAAATGGATTGGCTGTGGTAAATGGTGATGTTTTAGTGGGTGTTATTACCAAAACTGACCTTATAAAAGGTATTCAATAA
- a CDS encoding CBS domain-containing protein: MHVKDIMKEEIVLVDKDQNIPDALKLMKKHKISRLPVVNTNSDHVRELVGMVTEKDIAMRLGSSKYGKLPPSHFHVSTVMEQDPLVVEADQSLGTVAQIMIQEKLDGMPVVSKDEVIGVLTKTSFLEICKGKPYNVTKISDRMQDEIITVSPTDRLVHARRCLIDNGVGRLPVVEDDVLVGILTAKDVANAMISFRKIVPDKYKNSRIRNLLVEDVMTQNVRTIDPESTLEQVSTMMLENRYSGIPVEDEGSLVGIITKTDLIKYIAELEEVG, translated from the coding sequence ATGCACGTAAAAGACATAATGAAGGAAGAAATTGTACTGGTGGATAAAGATCAGAACATCCCAGACGCCCTAAAACTAATGAAAAAACACAAGATATCCAGACTGCCAGTTGTCAACACCAATTCTGATCATGTACGAGAACTTGTTGGAATGGTTACAGAGAAGGATATAGCCATGAGACTGGGATCTTCCAAATATGGAAAACTACCGCCATCACACTTCCATGTTTCAACTGTAATGGAACAAGATCCTCTGGTTGTAGAAGCAGATCAAAGCCTTGGTACAGTTGCCCAGATAATGATCCAAGAAAAACTCGATGGAATGCCTGTTGTAAGCAAAGATGAAGTCATAGGGGTTCTTACAAAAACTAGCTTCCTAGAAATCTGCAAGGGAAAACCATACAACGTCACCAAAATTTCCGACAGAATGCAAGATGAAATTATCACTGTAAGTCCAACAGATAGGTTGGTACATGCAAGGAGATGTTTAATAGACAACGGAGTGGGAAGGCTACCTGTTGTGGAAGATGATGTTCTTGTTGGTATTTTAACTGCTAAAGATGTTGCAAATGCAATGATATCCTTCAGGAAAATCGTGCCTGACAAATACAAAAATTCCAGGATAAGAAACCTACTGGTGGAAGATGTCATGACACAAAACGTTAGAACCATTGATCCAGAGTCTACATTGGAACAAGTCTCAACCATGATGCTTGAAAACAGATACAGTGGTATTCCTGTGGAGGACGAAGGGTCACTGGTAGGAATAATCACCAAGACCGATCTTATAAAATACATTGCAGAACTTGAGGAGGTTGGTTGA
- a CDS encoding RNA ligase, with amino-acid sequence MSVKVGKSKSHKIFFLSCDECGQEIEVSMPEFIIGILPKMLDLKSENLERSFKNGNIKFYSGQGVEGLQFRKDVGHIESGTMICFGNKIEIVRGFPKIRRTLLLNPSLVNHFKTEVAVEEKMNGYNVRLALISQKIKAFTRGGYICPYTTKKAPEILDMEDFFNDNPELVICGEMVGTENPYVTHHYREIGKLGFRIFDLRYKTTNEPLNIKEKYQLLDSYNLPSVKSYGIIPIEEAVERIFDIIQVMGQEDREGVVIKDPEMELEPVKYTTSRAHLGEIEYAFNYPFDFGRSFFFSRVIREGFQAFELDESEEEIRKRAHLLGESILFPMVNTIKHVSGDNSAFEDIVIHVENNTDAEEFARHLRDLGVVAIVQSFDDGKAVIRRIHQSTTDRISNYLRGGLY; translated from the coding sequence ATGAGTGTTAAAGTGGGAAAATCAAAATCTCACAAAATTTTTTTTTTAAGCTGTGATGAATGTGGCCAAGAAATTGAAGTATCAATGCCAGAATTCATAATTGGAATACTTCCCAAAATGTTGGATCTAAAATCTGAAAATCTTGAAAGATCCTTTAAAAATGGGAACATCAAGTTCTACAGTGGCCAGGGAGTAGAGGGGCTTCAGTTCAGAAAGGATGTTGGACACATCGAATCTGGCACCATGATCTGTTTTGGAAATAAAATTGAGATAGTCCGGGGATTTCCCAAGATAAGAAGGACTCTTCTTTTAAATCCATCGCTGGTGAATCACTTCAAAACCGAAGTTGCAGTGGAAGAGAAGATGAATGGATACAATGTTAGGCTGGCATTGATAAGCCAAAAAATAAAGGCTTTCACAAGAGGTGGTTACATATGTCCTTACACCACCAAAAAAGCTCCTGAAATATTGGATATGGAAGATTTTTTCAATGATAACCCTGAACTCGTGATCTGCGGGGAAATGGTTGGAACTGAAAATCCATATGTGACCCATCACTACAGAGAAATTGGAAAGTTAGGATTCAGAATCTTTGATCTGAGGTACAAGACTACCAACGAACCACTGAATATAAAAGAAAAATACCAATTATTAGATTCTTACAACCTTCCATCCGTTAAATCATATGGTATCATACCAATTGAAGAGGCTGTAGAAAGGATATTTGATATCATCCAAGTAATGGGTCAAGAAGATAGGGAGGGAGTGGTTATCAAGGATCCAGAAATGGAACTTGAACCAGTTAAGTACACAACCTCCAGAGCACATCTAGGAGAAATAGAGTATGCTTTCAATTACCCATTTGATTTTGGCAGATCTTTCTTCTTTAGCAGAGTCATCAGGGAAGGATTTCAGGCATTTGAACTTGATGAGTCTGAAGAGGAAATAAGAAAAAGGGCACACCTCTTGGGAGAATCTATACTGTTTCCAATGGTAAATACAATTAAGCATGTTTCAGGAGATAATTCTGCATTTGAAGATATTGTAATCCACGTTGAAAATAATACTGATGCAGAGGAATTTGCAAGACATTTAAGAGATCTTGGTGTGGTTGCAATTGTCCAGTCTTTCGACGATGGGAAAGCAGTTATAAGAAGGATACATCAATCTACAACTGACAGAATATCAAATTATTTAAGGGGCGGATTGTACTGA